From a single Nicotiana tomentosiformis chromosome 2, ASM39032v3, whole genome shotgun sequence genomic region:
- the LOC138905439 gene encoding uncharacterized mitochondrial protein AtMg00810-like, with translation MKISPGLQVSSSSSPSSQLVCKLKKGYISSKNDYSLFTKSSAGSLVVLAVYVDDIFLAGDELFEMHSLKGFLDDQFKINDVGTIQYFLGLEVFSHSSGYIVSQHKYASDLLAEYHCDNFTPVVTPLDHSVKLSSDVGDLLPYPGSYRKLIGKLNFLQHTRPYISYVVQHLSQFLHFPRVPHMMASLHVLRYISNDLTQEILFSNSIDTSLVTYTNSDWVACATSRKSVSSFYVSLGGCPISWKSKKQPTISLSSAEAEYRVLRMVVVEVSWLIRLLGDMGLSFFSPVPIFYDSQIVTLLGTVLSSGMISLYFVRSSDQLADIFTKALHGASHHSLLDKLGVLSPPNLRGLLKVALFTATNPIKRPN, from the exons ATGAAAATTTCTCCTGGTCTTCAggtctcttcttcttcctctcctTCATCTCAATTGGTTTGTAAACTCAAGAA AGGGTACATTTCTAGCAAAAATGATTACTCCTTGTTCACCAAATCTTCTGCTGGTTCCCTGGTTGTGCTAGCTGTTTATGTGGATGACATATTTCTAGCTGGGGATGAGTTATTTGAGATGCACTCCTTAAAAGGTTTTCTAGATGATCAATTCAAGATCAATGATGTTGGTACCATCCAATATTTTCTGGGATTGGAGGTTTTCAGTCATTCTTCTGGATATATTGTCAGTCAACACAAGTATGCTTCAGATTTGTTGGCTGAGTATCATTGTGACAACTTCACACCTGTTGTTACTCCCTTGGATCACTCTGTTAAACTTTCTTCTGATGTGGGTGATCTCTTACCATACCCTGGATCTTACAGGAAACTAATTGGGAAGTTAAACTTCCTTCAGCATACAAGACCATACATCTCTTATGTTGTTCAACACCTAAGCCAGTTCCTTCATTTTCCTAGAGTCCCTCATATGATGGCTAGTTTACATGTTTTAAGGTACATCTCCAATGATCTAACACAAGAAATTCTGTTCTCAAATTCAATTGACACCTCTCTTGTTACATACACAAACTCCGACTGGGTTGCTTGTGCTACTTCTAGGAAGTCTGTGTCTAGTTTTTATGTCTCTCTTGGTGGTTGCCCTATCTCTTGGAAGAGTAAAAAGCAGCCTACTATCTCTCTTTCTTCTGCTGAGGCAGAATACCGGGTACTAAGGATGGTTGTTGTAGAGGTGTCTTGGCTTATTCGTTTGCTTGGTGATATGGGTTTATCCTTTTTCAGTCCAGTTCCTATCTTCTATGATAGTCAG ATTGTCACTTTGTTAGGGACTGTGTTGTCTTCTGGGATGATTTCTCTCTATTTTGTCAGAAGTTCAGACCAGCTGGCTGATATCTTCACAAAGGCTTTGCATGGTGCTTCACATCATTCTCTTTTGGACAAGCTTGGAGTGTTATCACCCCCAAACTTAAGGGGGCTGTTAAAGGTGGCCCTTTTCACAGCGACCAACCCAATAAAAAGGCCCAACTAG